ACAAGATGCATTAATTTgaaacaaaaaaaaatgaaaaagaaatccaTTGAGCTTTTCCTAAAAGAATGAAAATGAACAACACAATTGGTAACTCAAGGGGTCAAGAGGATTTTCTTTTACCGTGCTCGAACAAGGTAATAGAGACTTGATTATTCAAAATTACCATATAGTAGCAACAAAGAATATAGACTGCAGAATCTTTACACATGGATTTGTTTTTCAGTTGTCAGATACTATGTATTTTCACATAGTATTATCAAGTCATCTCATCTTATAAAGATGCCTATCATAGTAGAAAATATGATTGCAATTTTGTCCTCATTTAAGTATGGTGGTATAAAGAATAGCAACAAACCTGCTTAATCTCGGTAAACATCGCAAGCAAGTCATCTGGAATAGACCAATAATAAACATCAAGATTTTGCTTTATCCTTTCCTCATTCAGGCTCTTTGGTAGTACACTATGACCCATCTGAATGTTCCAGCACAGGGCCACCTGTGCAGGAGTTTTCCCAAGTTTATTTGCTATTGAGGTGATGACCGGTTCTTGAAGGACATTACTGTTCATCCAAGGCGTACCAGGTGAACCTAGTGGTGAGTATGCCTGCAAAATACATATACATAGTCAGGTGTAATAAAAACATATATATTTTCAATATAAGAAAGCCAGCTGCCTCCAAGTGCACCGCAAACTTACAGAAAGATGAATACCGGTTGACTGGCAAAAGTTGTGGAGCTTAGTTTGCTGCCAACCCGGATGACATTCCACCTGATTAACAGCTGGACGTACACGAGCTACAACAAGCAAGTCACTCAGTTTCTTTGTTGAGAAGTTACTCACACCTATTGCACGAGCCTTTCCAGCATCATATAACTTTTCCATTGCTCCCCAAGTAGCAGGGATGTCAGGTCGTACAAAGTTTTCAGGGTTGCTTGCGTCGGTGCCCTTCTTGAGTCTAAATGGCCAATGGATCTACAAAATTGCATACGGGTAAAAACTAAATTTCAAATTATTCATGAAAACATTGCTATATAGCTCCAACAGGTAAATACTTAAATCCACCTCAAAGGAAAATACAATTCAACTAAAAATTAATGGTAAAATTCTTCAAATATAATATATTTTCAACAAATATATTCAAGATGCTGAAAATGATTCCCAACCTCAAAACAATAAACCAACTCACCCCAAaagataaaatataaaatataaaaccaTAGGGAGAAACATGCATGGGTGTAAAGTGGTGGGTACTTGAAATTATTTTAGTTGGATGTGTATTTTTGACTAGATCACAGAAAAGTAGCCCGCGTGTATGTAAACTATACAATTACTAAGTAGTGGACTGGCCACTTAATAGAGGATCGTGTTTCTAGGCATTAAACAATAAAATTGTTAAGCACACAATTACTAAGTAGTGGACTGGCCACTTAAGGCTCCCCGCAATGGGAAATATCATctattagtatcatgcatatgatactaaagTATGATATTAGTAATGCATAATCATAAGTTAGTATATTAGATTGCTTCATTTATTCTCATGCATGACACAATGTGGTATAAAATTTAATACGATACGGTATCTTAATATGATACAAAATCCTCAATTACCTAATTTAATTGTGTGCCACGTCCTAAAAAAATGCCTAGCTGGCATGCATGACaccgcttatgatactcccattacaggCAGTCTAATAGAGGATTGTGTTTCCACACATTAAACTATAGGTGGGCATGAATAACACATTTTTATTTGTAGATGATAACATCGAGAAATCTGAAGTTTAGTGGAGTTCAAATCACAATCCACCTAGTTTTTTGAGGTGTATTATTCAAAATGATAAAAAGAGCTCCCTCAAAAAAATGATAAAAGGAGCATGCAAAAGTAGAGTAGAAATCACCATATTCAGTTCGCAAAGTGAGATAGTAGAACACAACGGCAAGATTGGAGCAACTGGATAGTGAAACATGATTACGAAATGGAAGATGCTTACAAGGTAAAGATCCAAGTACTCAAGCTGCAAGTCATTCAGACTTCTGTGAAGCGACTCCGGCACATCTTCTGGAGCGTGATGATCATGCCTAAAATCACCAATCAAATACTCGGAGAACTTAAACTGCAGAGAAATCCATGCAGGTGAGTTGAACTGATCAATCCCAGTGCTCTGAGCTTACCATAGCTTAGAGGTGATAAACAAATCTTCCCGCTTCACCACACCCTCTTTGAATAGCTTCTGCAGTGCCAAACCAACCTGAATAATCCAAAAGCGAATGTTATGCTTCCCTTAAGCCAGCAATTCATAATCAGCTTGAATGGAGACAATACTGCCAACAAGGATATACTCCATCTACAAATGTAAGCCTTTTTATTGAAAAATGCCCTTCATCGAAAGAGGAGTAAATGATCGCCTACCTCCTTTTCGTTGCGGTAAGCCCTAGCACAATCGATGTGTCGATACCCTGCCTGCACAATTCGAAAACAATCTCAAATCCATGTTTCTCTCGTAGAAAATATATACGGGTCACCAATAAATTCAGAAAACGGGATTAGACAAAGGAAAGAAATTATCTGAAGAAACCAAATCACACGGGGCTCTCCGAACCTTGACGGCAGCGTAAACGGAGCGGCCGACCTCGTCCGGCTTGGACTGCCAGGTGCCGTACCCCACCGAGGGGATCTCAGTGCCGGTGTTGAGCGTGAAGTGCCTCGCCATCACCAGCGCCCAACGAGCTGACAGACTGATGCACAACGGCTGGTCCACGGCACTTGCAGCAGGACACGAGATTGTAGAGGAAGATGAGTGAGCAGCTAGCGTGCAGGACACGGTACACTAGTACAAAGCTAATCCAAGAGAAAATCTAATTTATTAAGAATAAAGCTAATCTAAACCTGGTGGCGTTTGTGCACGGCAGCATGGTACAGATACGAATCCCGTGGCCATCTGCTTTAGTCTGTCCGCCGGGTCATCGTCCCCTGGATGGATTTGATCGCCCGGCATCTCCCCCTTCATCACGGAAGAAACCAGTGGAGAAACCTTTTTGTCGATATCGTAGCGTACCTAGTCCTATAATTAATGTTTTTTTATGTCTACTTGTTTCATGGAACTCTTGAGAGCTTAGCGTTGGTTTTGGCACTCGGGCAATACTTTTGTTATTCACATAATATTCCAAGCGAACGTTCAGTCTGGAGCTCAACAGCACGGCCATGTTATGAGCCGTAGGATCGGCCTCGCGACCACATGTGCATCTGCTTGGCTGATGTGTACGTACCAACAACCCGCTTTTCATGGTTTAGGTTGCTCCCATTTCGGACGTAGCAAATCCTTTTCTAATTTTGGTTTGAACTAAGGCAAGAATTGGAGGCTGTCTTGGTACAAAACTTTCCAAAAAATTCAGGACAGAAGTGTTAGGTGGGGCCTCCCCAAAATTTGAATGGATACATTAAGGAAGACCGTGATGGGCTTGGCCGTTGATTAACCAAACCAGAACTAGATTTTCTGGTGTTTGTCTTATTCAACAATTCATTGTTGCTCCAGACTCGAAACAATTGGTGGAAGATATCAAGAACTTTAGCCGTGGTACCTACGTGGCCATTATTATCTTGATTCGCATTAATTCATGAAATGTGGTACATTTTTGCCCTGCAGAAAACAAAAACCATAACCGAAGCAGTCTCATTGGCATAGGATAGTCGTGATATTGTAAGGATGATGCATGTTCAGTGGGAATAGATACAATGAGGCAGTCCGCACAAAATTGGGATATGTTGCATGTTCAAGGTTAGCATACCGACACTTGACTTAAGAATGCTGCTTTTCGTACTGGACGATGGCGCACACGATGCATGCCTATTGTATTGTAGGACACCGGTGAAAAAGGTGACTTTTATATTTTCACTTGTTGTCATTATGCGTTggtcatgcttgttgtcatgcttaCCTTAATTACGGCAGGGCCTTGATCACCTATAAATACTATACCAACACGACCTAAATACCACGCAGCGCCTACAAGTACAACTAGGAAGGTTGTTGATATATGCTTATATGACATAAACTCTCATAACGTCTGCACCTATTGAGCCTTCTATTGTCATGACGGTCTTCCCTAAAAGACAATACTACTTGGCTAGTTCACACTAGCAATTAATAAACAGAAACTTTGTTTTACGCCCAGAACAATCAGACACTTTGCAACGTTCATTCCTGCACTTGGCAACGGTGTGGACGATGCACCTGCGAAAAAGACGTCTGCTGATTCAGCTCTACCAAGAGAGGCCGGTGTACCCGATGCACCCCCTCGTTCTCAAACGTCAGATTGTCACACTCACAGAGTTTCAGAAAATAAAATGGAAgcttctcactctcacagatgctCACGCTGTCCACATCACACTAAATCACAAATGCCCCTACAAGGCTACAAGTAGCGCCTGATCACCTATCGTGGAATCACATCCAACAAACACAGATCGCAAGTAGAGTCCTCCTTGATACTATGGGAAGAGCGGAGCTTGCAGGTGTAGGCAGAGGCTCGAGGTCGTCATGGCCCGAGGCAGTGGGGCTGCCGGTGGCCACCGCGGCGCTCCTCATCAACGGGGACAGGCCCGACGTTGCGGTCATGTTAATCGTGAAAACGGAACCCACTATAGGGACAGGGCACCCCGACCCTAAGCGCGTCATCCTCGTCTACGATGCGGCCGGCGTTGTCAGCGAGACACCCGTCGTCGGCTAGCTTAACATGCCCGACCTGTACTGCAACTCCTATATACAATGTTGGAAGTTGCACATGTATCATATTCCCCGACACTACGACTTACTGTAcagctccctccgtcccataatataagacgtctTATATTATGGTGCGAAGGGAGTATATAATAAAACTGTGATCGATGTGCTGCTCAGTCGGTTATAGATAACATAAAGCTCGTGTACTTTGAAAATTCTGTGGGAATAAGAAAAGCATTTGGTCGATTCCTTTTAGAAACATTGTGGTATATGAATGGTCGCCTTCTCTACAAAATAAAATGAAACATGGATGAACGCTGTCTAAATGGGGTGACTAAAAGGTGTAACGGTGTAACCCTAGCGGTCACCACTCTCTAGGACGGGTCCAGAAATTGACCAAGAGACCTTATATTAGGCCATGGGGATGCTGGACTTTGAGTAATTTGGGCCAATCGTATACACATGCtctcttagagcaactctagctgAGTCGCCATATGGACGAACCGTCATAATAACTGCTATATGACGATTCTGT
This DNA window, taken from Triticum aestivum cultivar Chinese Spring chromosome 1D, IWGSC CS RefSeq v2.1, whole genome shotgun sequence, encodes the following:
- the LOC123162659 gene encoding aldo-keto reductase family 4 member C10 is translated as MARHFTLNTGTEIPSVGYGTWQSKPDEVGRSVYAAVKAGYRHIDCARAYRNEKEVGLALQKLFKEGVVKREDLFITSKLWHDHHAPEDVPESLHRSLNDLQLEYLDLYLIHWPFRLKKGTDASNPENFVRPDIPATWGAMEKLYDAGKARAIGVSNFSTKKLSDLLVVARVRPAVNQVECHPGWQQTKLHNFCQSTGIHLSAYSPLGSPGTPWMNSNVLQEPVITSIANKLGKTPAQVALCWNIQMGHSVLPKSLNEERIKQNLDVYYWSIPDDLLAMFTEIKQVRQFRGDFTVNPQSVYKTHEELWDGEV